The following coding sequences lie in one Bacteroidota bacterium genomic window:
- a CDS encoding carboxypeptidase-like regulatory domain-containing protein, which translates to MMHFYKIRSTRYIFLALLLFCIALPAKAQDAPSENTSAESGAAVTAAGQNILGTILDAETSEPLVGVHVFLASRLQGTITDNDGRFVLENVLSGAYKVVASIIGYDSESVLIEVQEGIVPGNVAILLKPTVYELEGVTVEEDAPRQWQEQLVQFRELFLGRSYNARESLITNEYVLSFREEDGEFEAFASEPLLIENKGLGYKVTFVLDQLTYSEEDDLNMTQGTWRFEEMAPENNKQRKAWQEQREYVFKGSLQHLLWSMIHLRTEQEGFYLLRDFSNQAPAPEPFLQKYHDLDERTILRRTKKAYEYKMAFRDFIRIYYERKGDRVKLFGKKKPPPSEQLSYMKMNRLGEVTVHESGYLYSPQGASSAVTVFGYLASRGVADLLPQEYALQREE; encoded by the coding sequence ATGATGCACTTCTATAAGATCAGATCAACAAGATATATTTTCCTAGCATTACTCCTGTTTTGCATCGCCCTGCCGGCCAAAGCACAGGATGCGCCATCCGAAAATACATCCGCAGAAAGTGGTGCGGCTGTAACTGCAGCGGGCCAAAACATATTGGGTACTATCCTGGATGCTGAAACGAGTGAGCCACTGGTTGGCGTGCATGTTTTCCTGGCGAGCCGGCTTCAGGGAACGATTACCGACAACGATGGGCGCTTCGTTTTGGAAAACGTGCTTTCCGGTGCATACAAAGTTGTTGCATCTATCATTGGATATGATTCTGAGTCGGTGTTGATTGAAGTACAGGAGGGCATTGTGCCCGGGAACGTAGCCATTCTTTTAAAGCCGACCGTGTATGAACTGGAAGGTGTGACTGTGGAGGAGGATGCTCCCCGCCAGTGGCAAGAGCAACTGGTGCAGTTCAGAGAGCTGTTTCTTGGCAGATCTTACAATGCGCGCGAAAGCCTGATTACCAATGAATACGTGCTGAGCTTCAGGGAAGAAGATGGGGAATTTGAGGCCTTTGCGAGTGAGCCGCTGCTCATTGAAAACAAAGGACTCGGATATAAAGTGACTTTTGTTTTGGACCAACTGACTTATTCAGAAGAGGACGATCTGAATATGACGCAGGGCACCTGGCGATTTGAAGAAATGGCGCCGGAGAATAATAAGCAGCGTAAAGCATGGCAGGAGCAGCGGGAGTATGTATTCAAAGGATCACTACAGCATTTATTATGGTCGATGATCCACTTGCGCACAGAGCAAGAAGGGTTTTACCTGTTACGGGACTTCAGTAACCAGGCGCCGGCTCCAGAGCCATTCCTGCAGAAATATCACGACCTTGACGAACGCACCATTTTGCGCAGGACCAAAAAGGCATACGAATACAAAATGGCCTTTCGTGATTTCATCAGGATTTACTACGAAAGAAAAGGAGATCGCGTCAAGCTATTTGGCAAGAAAAAGCCCCCTCCATCCGAGCAACTCTCTTATATGAAAATGAATCGGTTGGGAGAAGTGACTGTCCATGAGTCTGGCTACCTGTACTCACCGCAAGGCGCGTCGAGTGCTGTTACTGTTTTTGGGTACCTCGCTTCTCGGGGGGTAGCTGACCTGTTACCGCAAGAGTATGCCCTGCAGCGCGAAGAATGA